A genomic segment from Desulfonatronum lacustre DSM 10312 encodes:
- the thiD gene encoding bifunctional hydroxymethylpyrimidine kinase/phosphomethylpyrimidine kinase, producing MSIPPCLLTIAGSDSSGGAGIQADLKTFTVLGGYGASVLTALTAQNTQGVQDILPLPEAFVVQQLRSVLDDLPIAAAKTGMLFSADLIRALARELNNKSFPLVVDPVCVSKSGHNLLLPEAVETLKTVFLPLADLITPNRPEAELLARMTIADETDVPEALERLLALGPKAVLLKGGHFSGDILTDWLAIPGQKPRAFQHPRLSNQNTHGTGCTLSAAIAAGLGRGLDLETAVGHAVDYIHEAIRTAYPLGRGVGPVNHLHPLVHIQHKLDQGNLQNTLLENLAARVSKLEARKAGDDSGTFS from the coding sequence ATGTCCATCCCGCCCTGCCTCCTGACCATCGCCGGTTCCGACTCCAGCGGCGGTGCCGGCATCCAGGCCGACCTGAAAACCTTCACCGTGCTGGGCGGCTACGGAGCCTCGGTGCTCACCGCGCTCACGGCCCAGAACACCCAGGGCGTTCAGGACATCCTGCCCTTGCCGGAAGCCTTCGTGGTCCAGCAGCTTCGTTCGGTTCTGGACGACCTGCCCATTGCCGCGGCCAAGACCGGAATGCTCTTTTCCGCGGACCTGATCCGCGCCCTGGCCCGGGAACTGAACAACAAATCCTTTCCTCTGGTGGTGGACCCGGTCTGCGTGAGCAAAAGCGGCCACAACCTGCTCCTGCCCGAGGCCGTGGAAACCCTGAAGACGGTCTTCCTGCCCCTGGCCGACCTGATCACCCCCAACCGCCCGGAAGCGGAACTGCTGGCCCGGATGACCATTGCCGACGAGACGGACGTCCCCGAGGCCCTGGAACGCCTGCTGGCCCTGGGCCCCAAAGCCGTGCTGCTCAAGGGCGGCCACTTCTCCGGCGACATCCTCACGGACTGGCTGGCCATACCCGGCCAAAAGCCGCGCGCCTTCCAGCACCCCCGGCTGTCCAACCAGAACACCCACGGCACGGGCTGCACCCTCTCCGCGGCCATCGCCGCGGGCCTGGGCCGCGGCCTGGACCTGGAAACCGCCGTGGGCCACGCCGTGGACTACATCCACGAAGCCATCCGCACCGCATATCCCCTGGGCCGAGGCGTCGGGCCGGTCAATCATCTGCATCCGCTGGTACACATCCAGCACAAGCTGGATCAAGGCAACCTCCAAAATACTCTGCTCGAAAATCTCGCGGCCAGGGTCAGCAAGCTTGAAGCCAGGAAAGCCGGAGACGACAGCGGCACTTTCTCGTAA
- a CDS encoding FmdB family zinc ribbon protein, whose product MPIYEYLCDDCEKEFEELVFGDPKVICPHCGSARTGKLMSRCRHKSGGGGDAVGSAAPASSGSGSSCSGCSASSCAGCH is encoded by the coding sequence ATGCCGATTTATGAATATCTGTGCGATGATTGCGAGAAAGAGTTCGAGGAACTGGTCTTTGGAGACCCTAAAGTGATTTGTCCGCATTGCGGATCAGCCAGGACCGGCAAGCTGATGTCCCGGTGCCGGCATAAATCCGGCGGCGGGGGCGACGCCGTAGGTTCGGCGGCACCGGCAAGTTCCGGTTCCGGCTCATCCTGTTCCGGGTGCTCGGCGTCCAGTTGCGCCGGGTGCCATTGA
- a CDS encoding glycosyltransferase family 2 protein: protein MPRITIITPNKNGERFLDQAIRSVLAQRNDGVDLEYIVLDGASTDGSMKIIERYRNLIDLVISEPDQGPASAINKGLRLARGEILAWLNADDVYHPNTLARVLKVMDANPKAALCFGSCRIIDEQNREIRRPITRFKECFFPLSSRFTIQCINYISQPSMFFRRRALDQAGPLREDLTAAFDYDFTLRLRRHGDAARVPGPPLADFRWRPDSISGSGFQIQFREELQAVARDAGPLAPQTLVHHGVRWGIVGIYALMAWRRNQQTRNPSRSPA from the coding sequence ATGCCCCGCATCACCATCATCACCCCGAACAAGAACGGGGAGCGCTTTCTGGACCAAGCCATCCGGAGCGTCCTGGCCCAGCGCAATGACGGCGTCGACCTGGAGTACATCGTCCTGGACGGAGCCAGCACGGACGGCTCAATGAAGATCATTGAGCGCTACCGGAATCTGATCGACCTGGTGATCTCCGAACCGGATCAGGGGCCCGCCTCGGCGATCAACAAGGGGCTGCGTCTGGCCCGAGGGGAAATTCTGGCCTGGCTCAACGCCGACGATGTCTATCACCCGAACACGCTCGCCCGGGTCCTGAAGGTGATGGACGCAAACCCAAAGGCGGCCCTGTGCTTCGGCTCCTGCCGGATCATCGACGAGCAAAACCGGGAAATCCGCCGGCCCATCACCCGCTTCAAGGAATGCTTCTTTCCCCTCTCCAGCCGCTTCACCATCCAGTGCATCAACTATATCTCCCAACCGTCCATGTTCTTTCGCCGCCGTGCCCTGGACCAGGCCGGGCCACTTCGTGAAGATCTCACAGCGGCCTTTGACTACGACTTCACTTTGCGCCTCCGGCGTCATGGCGACGCGGCCCGCGTCCCCGGCCCGCCCCTGGCGGACTTCCGTTGGCGTCCCGATTCCATCAGCGGCTCCGGCTTCCAGATTCAGTTCCGGGAAGAACTCCAGGCCGTTGCCCGGGACGCCGGCCCCCTGGCCCCCCAAACCCTTGTCCACCACGGGGTCAGATGGGGTATCGTGGGCATCTACGCCTTGATGGCCTGGAGGCGAAACCAGCAAACGCGAAATCCATCGCGAAGCCCCGCGTAG
- a CDS encoding glycosyltransferase family 4 protein, with the protein MARIGISAVALEPHRTGGAETYIRQLLRCPAFHHALRRHEVLVFTGQTIDPALENCGLRLVRATVDPACRNHRLLWEQYAFPGLLRRHDIDLVHFPYSGFPWACRTPFVVTIHDTTNFVMPGSVSLPERVYRRILQRRLPKIDHGHVITVSDADRTVFLRHVPLDARRCTTVHHGRSPDFTCPEPLLGQPRPDGDLIWFGRPYHHKNIDLLPRMMPHLYALLDQASLRSRPKLRLVGLDAEEQRRALALGQSLSITSHITVEPPVPHERLPDYLRKARLLIFPSTYESFGLPALEAMSSGTPVVCSDIPVFRELFADAAIYADPSRPEDFARACFGLLSVPESWHSQAVLGFHRAQVYTWARCAEETAAVYERIAWSI; encoded by the coding sequence ATGGCCCGCATCGGCATCAGCGCGGTGGCTTTGGAGCCGCATCGGACCGGAGGAGCGGAAACCTATATCCGCCAACTTCTGCGATGCCCGGCGTTTCACCACGCCCTTCGCCGTCACGAGGTGCTCGTCTTCACCGGACAAACCATTGACCCGGCTCTGGAAAATTGCGGCCTCAGACTCGTCCGCGCCACCGTGGACCCCGCTTGCCGCAACCATCGTCTGCTCTGGGAACAGTATGCTTTCCCAGGACTGTTGCGGCGTCATGACATCGACCTGGTTCACTTTCCCTATTCCGGTTTTCCCTGGGCCTGCCGGACGCCCTTCGTGGTCACGATTCACGACACGACGAACTTCGTGATGCCCGGATCGGTCAGTCTCCCTGAGCGCGTCTACCGGCGCATTCTCCAGCGACGACTGCCAAAGATCGATCACGGCCACGTGATCACCGTCTCGGACGCGGATCGGACCGTCTTTCTCCGCCATGTCCCTTTGGATGCCCGTCGCTGTACCACGGTGCATCATGGCCGCTCGCCGGACTTTACCTGTCCCGAACCGCTGCTCGGACAGCCCAGGCCGGACGGAGACCTGATCTGGTTCGGTCGCCCGTACCATCACAAGAACATCGACCTGCTGCCCCGGATGATGCCCCACCTATACGCCTTGCTGGACCAAGCATCCCTGAGATCGCGTCCCAAGCTCCGCCTCGTGGGGCTGGATGCCGAGGAACAGCGACGCGCCCTGGCCCTCGGACAATCCCTGAGCATCACATCCCATATAACGGTGGAGCCCCCGGTCCCCCATGAACGATTGCCCGATTACCTCCGCAAGGCGCGCCTGCTGATTTTTCCATCAACCTACGAAAGCTTTGGCCTGCCCGCGCTGGAAGCCATGTCCAGCGGCACCCCGGTGGTCTGCTCCGACATTCCGGTCTTTCGAGAACTGTTCGCCGATGCGGCGATCTACGCGGACCCGTCTCGGCCGGAAGACTTTGCCCGAGCCTGTTTCGGACTGCTCAGCGTGCCAGAGTCCTGGCATAGTCAAGCCGTGCTTGGTTTTCATCGGGCCCAAGTCTATACGTGGGCGCGCTGCGCTGAAGAAACGGCGGCGGTTTATGAAAGAATTGCGTGGTCAATATGA
- a CDS encoding SAM-dependent methyltransferase, with amino-acid sequence MGFAVPRGGVGYFAPEGFLPELLRELGAVEGVLGRLALCVAPLAHPVAVRPITVFPATALPATVLPAWAQNIWHDLRVIPFTSIAQAATALKGLGPRWALYDEHLPRRGRARLIQQRLRGPSSRPLVFGDPLPKHPLGSWTLLDDTTLLASPRCSSPFAHGEALFVEDKTGPPSRAYLKLWEVFTLLDRRPRPGQLCLDLGSSPGGWTWVLHELGARVISVDKAPLDARLAGLPGITFRAESAFAQDPQAFGPVDWLFSDVVCYPERLLAMVRRWLDAGTVRNMVCTIKFQGETDFQVVDQFRSIPHSRLLHLAHNKHELTWVCIV; translated from the coding sequence ATGGGATTCGCGGTGCCGCGTGGCGGCGTCGGGTATTTCGCGCCCGAGGGATTTCTGCCGGAGCTGCTGCGGGAACTGGGCGCGGTGGAAGGTGTCTTGGGACGCTTGGCGCTGTGCGTCGCGCCGCTTGCTCATCCGGTGGCTGTTCGTCCGATCACTGTTTTTCCGGCCACTGCTCTTCCGGCCACTGTTCTTCCGGCCTGGGCGCAAAATATCTGGCACGATCTTCGGGTGATCCCCTTCACGTCCATAGCCCAGGCCGCCACCGCGCTCAAGGGGTTGGGGCCGCGCTGGGCCTTGTACGACGAACACCTGCCGCGCCGGGGTCGGGCCCGCTTGATCCAGCAACGGCTACGCGGCCCCTCTTCCCGGCCCCTGGTCTTCGGCGACCCGTTGCCCAAGCACCCGCTTGGTTCCTGGACCTTGCTCGACGACACCACCCTGCTGGCCTCGCCCCGTTGCTCCAGCCCCTTCGCCCACGGCGAGGCGCTGTTCGTGGAGGACAAGACCGGCCCGCCGAGCCGGGCCTATCTGAAGCTGTGGGAAGTGTTCACCCTGCTGGACCGGCGTCCCCGGCCGGGTCAGCTCTGCCTGGACCTGGGCTCCAGCCCCGGCGGATGGACCTGGGTGCTGCACGAGTTGGGCGCACGGGTGATCAGCGTGGACAAGGCCCCGCTGGATGCCCGACTGGCCGGACTACCGGGGATCACCTTTCGGGCTGAAAGCGCCTTTGCCCAGGACCCACAAGCCTTTGGCCCGGTGGACTGGCTGTTTTCGGACGTGGTCTGCTATCCCGAGCGCCTGCTGGCCATGGTCCGCCGCTGGCTGGACGCCGGGACGGTCCGGAACATGGTCTGCACCATCAAGTTCCAGGGAGAGACGGACTTCCAGGTCGTCGACCAGTTCCGGTCCATCCCCCACTCCCGCCTCCTGCATCTCGCGCACAACAAGCACGAATTGACCTGGGTGTGCATAGTCTGA
- a CDS encoding D-sedoheptulose 7-phosphate isomerase, with protein sequence MNNDDVLRRDFERLETYVAEGDALREAFFSAQGEEVVRLAHVLAGALARGGKILLCGNGGSAADAQHLAAEFVNRFLIDRRPLPALALTTDTSILTAVGNDFGFDLVFAKQVQALGREGDVLLGLSTSGNSPNVVAALEAGRALGMITIGLTGEGGGAMRGLCDYLLAVPSRRTPLIQEIHITVGHLLCLVTDEILFGEG encoded by the coding sequence ATGAATAATGATGACGTATTGCGACGCGATTTTGAACGGTTGGAAACGTACGTGGCCGAGGGCGACGCGTTGCGGGAAGCCTTTTTCTCCGCGCAGGGGGAAGAGGTGGTGCGGCTGGCGCATGTTCTGGCCGGGGCCTTGGCCCGGGGAGGCAAGATTCTGCTTTGCGGCAACGGCGGCAGCGCCGCGGACGCCCAACACCTGGCCGCGGAATTCGTGAACCGGTTTCTCATCGACCGTCGTCCGCTTCCAGCCCTGGCCCTGACCACGGACACCTCCATCCTGACGGCGGTGGGCAACGATTTCGGCTTCGATCTGGTCTTTGCCAAACAAGTACAGGCTCTGGGCCGGGAAGGCGACGTGCTGCTGGGGCTGTCCACCTCCGGCAACAGTCCGAACGTGGTCGCGGCCCTGGAAGCCGGTCGGGCCTTGGGCATGATCACCATCGGTCTGACCGGCGAGGGAGGCGGCGCGATGCGGGGGCTGTGCGATTATCTGCTGGCCGTGCCCTCGCGTCGGACGCCGCTTATTCAGGAGATTCACATCACGGTGGGGCACTTGTTGTGCTTGGTGACGGATGAAATTTTGTTTGGGGAAGGGTAA
- the hemC gene encoding hydroxymethylbilane synthase, producing the protein MLERITIATRGSKLALWQAEHVKSRLLERYPGLEVELLLIKTMGDKIQDVPLAKVGGKGLFVKEIEEALLDGRADLAVHSMKDVPAELPEGLVLGVIPERENMTDALLSVQYDGLDGLPEGARVGTSSLRRRCQLLALRPDLKILNLRGNLDTRVNKLLAGDYDAIIVAQAGMNRLGLSVPKSTPLGPPLFLPAVGQGALGLEYAQDREDLVELLGFLNHPDTHCCVRAERAFLATLEGGCQVPIGGYAHVSAPNRITLRGLVADVDGKTLIIEEATDKPRDAEELGRRVAQAILDRGGREILAEVYGA; encoded by the coding sequence ATGTTGGAACGCATCACCATCGCGACCCGGGGCAGCAAGCTGGCTTTGTGGCAGGCGGAGCACGTCAAGAGCCGGTTGCTGGAGCGCTATCCCGGGCTGGAAGTGGAACTGCTGCTCATCAAAACCATGGGCGACAAGATTCAGGACGTGCCCCTGGCCAAGGTCGGCGGCAAGGGGTTGTTCGTGAAGGAAATCGAAGAGGCCCTGCTTGACGGACGGGCCGACCTGGCCGTGCACAGCATGAAGGACGTCCCGGCCGAACTGCCGGAAGGGCTGGTCCTGGGGGTCATCCCGGAACGGGAAAACATGACCGACGCCCTGTTGTCCGTGCAGTACGACGGGTTGGACGGTCTGCCCGAGGGCGCCCGGGTGGGCACCAGCAGCCTGCGTCGGCGCTGCCAGCTTCTGGCGCTGCGTCCGGACCTGAAAATCCTGAACCTGCGCGGCAATCTGGATACCCGGGTGAACAAGCTGCTGGCTGGGGACTACGACGCCATCATCGTGGCCCAGGCCGGGATGAACCGCCTCGGGCTCAGTGTTCCCAAGTCCACGCCGTTGGGGCCGCCGCTGTTCCTGCCCGCCGTGGGCCAGGGGGCGTTGGGTCTGGAATACGCCCAGGACCGCGAGGACTTGGTGGAACTTTTGGGTTTTTTGAACCATCCGGACACCCACTGCTGCGTCCGCGCGGAACGGGCTTTTCTGGCCACCCTGGAGGGCGGATGCCAAGTGCCCATTGGCGGGTACGCCCACGTCAGCGCCCCGAACCGGATCACCCTGCGCGGGCTCGTGGCCGATGTGGACGGGAAGACCCTGATTATCGAGGAGGCCACGGACAAGCCCCGGGACGCCGAAGAACTGGGCCGCCGGGTGGCCCAGGCGATTCTGGATCGCGGGGGGCGGGAGATTTTGGCCGAGGTGTATGGGGCGTGA
- a CDS encoding glycosyltransferase family 2 protein, producing the protein MPSLHVVVIVLNWNGWSDTAACVRSVLQSTYADFDVMVVDNGSTDDSVIRLRREFPDLTILETGENLGFAGGNNAGMRHALDHQTADFIWLLNNDTQPRADAMEALVQAANAAPRVGALGALIMEAENPEIVQLRGGHRFSLRLGMPLPAPHGRPPDYLCGASMFLRRDCLEQCGLLDPGYFFYFEDTEFCFRIRRHNWTLAVEERAVVLHRGSASVGAGSFTQAYWYRRGLIRFLRTHAPFPWLPILGTTAARLLLAVLARNGPVLRGTWNGFWDGLAEPRPTKPWPADWTAS; encoded by the coding sequence ATGCCCTCCCTCCATGTCGTGGTGATCGTTCTGAACTGGAACGGATGGTCGGACACTGCGGCCTGCGTTCGTTCCGTTCTTCAAAGCACGTATGCCGACTTTGACGTCATGGTGGTGGACAACGGTTCCACGGACGACTCGGTCATCCGACTGCGCCGGGAATTTCCCGACCTGACCATCCTGGAGACCGGCGAAAACCTGGGCTTTGCCGGCGGCAACAACGCCGGAATGCGCCATGCCCTGGACCACCAGACGGCGGATTTCATCTGGCTGCTGAACAACGACACCCAGCCCCGGGCCGACGCCATGGAGGCCCTGGTTCAAGCCGCGAACGCCGCCCCCCGCGTCGGAGCTTTAGGCGCGTTGATCATGGAAGCGGAGAACCCGGAGATCGTCCAGCTTCGGGGAGGGCATCGCTTTTCTCTCCGGCTGGGCATGCCGTTGCCCGCACCGCATGGACGCCCCCCGGACTATCTGTGCGGCGCCAGCATGTTCCTGCGCCGCGACTGCCTGGAACAATGCGGCCTGCTGGACCCCGGTTATTTCTTTTATTTCGAGGACACGGAATTTTGCTTCCGCATCCGGCGTCATAACTGGACCCTTGCCGTGGAGGAACGAGCCGTGGTCCTGCATCGCGGTTCGGCCAGCGTCGGCGCGGGCAGCTTCACCCAGGCCTACTGGTACCGTCGCGGCCTGATCCGCTTTCTGCGCACCCACGCCCCTTTCCCCTGGCTCCCGATCCTCGGCACCACCGCCGCCCGCCTTCTGCTGGCCGTCCTGGCCCGGAACGGACCGGTGCTTCGGGGGACCTGGAACGGCTTTTGGGACGGCCTCGCGGAGCCGAGGCCAACGAAGCCCTGGCCCGCCGACTGGACCGCTTCATGA
- the recD2 gene encoding SF1B family DNA helicase RecD2 gives MTDSATQNPRSADPPSSVTLNAEVNGVTFFNPENGYAVLRIKVRNEPGIITAVGNVVQVKPGETLNLSGRWKEHPKYGRQFQIETAEPLLPAGVNAIRRYLASGQLKGVGPTLAERLIKQFKDKTLDIIDTDPDQLLRVDGIGPSKLKKIVQSWEEQHHVRALILFLQEHDVSPALAARIHRHYGPQALHKVRENPYDLAYEVHGIGFKTADVIALKLGFAPDCRERLEAALIFVLFQFSESGHLFAPLDELLEKTSALLGGTPTESLYGALEVLKERKRVILEELPAQGLGTVVYLGHFHRWEKEIAQRLQALIEHPTGLDAKKLRVVLKQLEARHRITLSPQQRQAVEDACLNKVFILTGGPGTGKTTITRFVVEAIAELGITVKLAAPTGRAAKRLSEATRTPASTLHRLLQYAPDGGFAINDTKMLKAGMLVVDEASMLDCHLFLAVLRALPMTARLVLVGDVNQLPSVGPGNVLGDLLQSGALPSTELTHIYRQAQESMIVVNAHRINQGRFPLHSPKAAPEADFFWIEQDDATRVQDMILRMVCERIPAGYGLDPRQDIQVLTPMHKGEVGTQQLNALLQQRLNPGGREFAVGFRKLRVGDRVLQTRNNYDKDVFNGDLGWIASVDMEEGQAVVAFDGRDVTYELTEMDELNLAYAVSVHKSQGSEYPAVVMPLLTQHFLLLQRNLIYTGLTRARRLAVILGGKKALAIGLKNATARTRYTNLAHRIMEMMNG, from the coding sequence ATGACTGACTCCGCGACCCAAAATCCGCGATCCGCGGACCCGCCTTCCTCCGTCACCCTGAATGCCGAGGTCAACGGCGTGACCTTCTTCAACCCGGAGAACGGCTACGCCGTGCTCCGGATCAAGGTCCGGAACGAACCGGGGATTATAACCGCGGTGGGCAACGTGGTCCAGGTCAAACCCGGAGAGACGCTCAACCTCTCCGGCCGGTGGAAGGAGCATCCCAAGTACGGACGACAGTTCCAGATCGAAACGGCCGAGCCGCTGCTTCCGGCCGGGGTCAACGCCATTCGTCGCTATCTGGCCTCCGGGCAACTCAAGGGCGTAGGCCCGACCCTGGCCGAGCGGCTGATCAAGCAGTTCAAGGACAAGACCCTGGACATCATCGACACGGACCCGGACCAGCTCCTGCGGGTGGACGGCATCGGTCCGTCCAAGTTGAAAAAAATCGTCCAGTCCTGGGAAGAGCAGCATCATGTCCGGGCCCTGATCCTTTTTCTCCAGGAACACGACGTCTCCCCGGCCCTGGCCGCCCGCATCCATCGCCATTACGGCCCCCAGGCCCTGCACAAGGTGCGCGAGAACCCGTATGATCTGGCCTACGAGGTCCACGGCATCGGTTTCAAGACCGCGGACGTCATCGCTCTGAAACTGGGGTTTGCCCCGGACTGCCGGGAGCGATTGGAAGCGGCCCTGATTTTCGTGCTCTTCCAGTTCAGCGAATCCGGGCATCTTTTCGCGCCACTGGACGAACTGCTGGAAAAAACCTCGGCTCTGCTCGGCGGTACGCCGACGGAAAGCCTTTACGGGGCACTGGAGGTACTCAAGGAGCGCAAGCGGGTGATCCTGGAGGAACTCCCGGCCCAGGGACTGGGCACGGTGGTCTACCTGGGCCATTTTCACCGCTGGGAAAAGGAAATCGCCCAACGCCTGCAAGCCCTGATCGAGCACCCCACGGGCCTGGACGCCAAGAAACTGCGCGTCGTGCTCAAGCAGCTGGAGGCCCGGCACCGGATCACCCTCTCGCCGCAGCAGCGCCAGGCCGTGGAGGACGCCTGTCTGAACAAGGTCTTCATCCTCACCGGCGGCCCGGGCACGGGCAAGACCACCATCACCCGGTTCGTGGTCGAAGCCATTGCCGAGCTGGGCATCACGGTCAAGCTGGCCGCGCCCACGGGCCGGGCCGCCAAGCGCCTCTCCGAGGCCACCCGCACCCCGGCCTCCACCCTGCACCGCCTCCTCCAGTACGCGCCGGACGGGGGCTTCGCCATCAACGACACGAAAATGCTCAAGGCCGGCATGCTGGTGGTGGACGAGGCCTCCATGCTGGACTGCCACCTTTTCCTGGCCGTGCTCCGGGCCTTGCCCATGACAGCACGCCTCGTTCTGGTGGGGGACGTGAACCAGCTTCCCTCGGTGGGACCGGGCAACGTCCTGGGCGACCTGCTCCAAAGCGGCGCCCTGCCCAGCACGGAGCTGACCCACATCTACCGCCAGGCCCAGGAAAGCATGATCGTAGTCAACGCCCACCGCATCAACCAGGGCCGGTTTCCGCTCCACTCGCCCAAGGCCGCGCCGGAGGCCGATTTTTTCTGGATTGAACAGGACGACGCGACACGGGTCCAGGACATGATTCTACGGATGGTCTGCGAGCGCATCCCGGCGGGCTACGGTCTGGATCCGCGCCAGGACATCCAGGTGCTCACGCCCATGCACAAGGGCGAGGTGGGCACCCAGCAGTTGAACGCCCTGCTCCAGCAGCGGCTCAACCCCGGCGGACGAGAGTTCGCCGTGGGCTTTCGCAAGCTGCGCGTGGGGGACCGGGTGCTCCAGACGCGCAACAACTACGACAAGGACGTGTTCAACGGCGACCTGGGCTGGATCGCCTCGGTGGATATGGAAGAAGGCCAGGCCGTGGTGGCATTCGACGGCCGGGACGTGACCTACGAACTGACCGAAATGGACGAACTAAACCTGGCCTACGCCGTGAGCGTGCACAAATCCCAGGGCAGCGAATATCCGGCCGTGGTCATGCCCCTGCTCACCCAGCACTTCCTGCTCCTGCAGCGCAACCTGATCTACACCGGCCTGACCCGGGCCAGACGCTTGGCGGTGATCCTGGGCGGCAAGAAAGCCCTGGCCATCGGCCTGAAAAACGCCACGGCCCGGACACGGTACACGAATTTGGCGCACCGGATCATGGAGATGATGAATGGGTGA
- a CDS encoding TolC family protein has translation MKMQSFFPSFFLFFLSALFFVASPTPGQAMEPAGAPDAISPDAISSDVLVPNAFTLEQAVRQGLRANPRMAAVRAALRGAEFGEMSAKSAFYPTFSANYGFGYDDKPLAGGDKDTWTLNINLSQPVFTGWRLLNTHQKAQLTVERTQVEVENIELNLILLIQEQFLELLKARENVRSAQDSVTRLQSQLQNAQAFFDVGLRPKFDVLQAEVDLARAEQDLLIAQNAVATQIARLNTLLNLDLSTETDYVGELTYVPYAPQFEESLETAYRLRPDIILALKAEEIADKDVEITASDLYPQVSADLDLYSRGTDPTVSGTDSRPDPWWTAGVNMRWQAFDWGRTRYATEQSRQNVLRLREETANLRLEVSFAVKSLHLKLDETAARIAVANKALEEAREGFRIAQARFQAQVGTNTDVLDAQARLTRGEADLTDAMADYQLTLARLFAATGERNPGLLVP, from the coding sequence ATGAAAATGCAATCGTTTTTTCCGTCTTTTTTCTTATTTTTCTTGTCCGCCTTGTTTTTCGTCGCTTCCCCGACCCCGGGCCAAGCCATGGAACCAGCCGGCGCTCCGGACGCGATTTCCCCCGACGCAATTTCCTCGGACGTCCTCGTTCCCAACGCCTTCACTCTGGAACAGGCCGTCCGGCAAGGTTTGCGGGCCAATCCACGGATGGCCGCGGTTCGCGCCGCCCTCCGCGGAGCGGAGTTCGGGGAAATGTCGGCCAAGTCCGCTTTTTACCCCACTTTCTCAGCCAACTATGGCTTTGGCTACGATGACAAGCCCTTAGCTGGCGGAGACAAGGACACCTGGACCCTGAACATCAACCTCAGCCAGCCCGTGTTCACCGGCTGGCGACTGCTGAACACGCACCAAAAAGCCCAATTGACCGTGGAACGAACCCAGGTCGAAGTGGAGAACATCGAGCTGAACCTGATCCTGCTCATTCAGGAACAATTTCTGGAGTTGCTCAAGGCCAGGGAGAACGTCCGCAGCGCCCAGGACTCGGTCACCCGCCTGCAGTCCCAGTTGCAAAACGCTCAGGCTTTTTTCGACGTCGGACTGCGGCCCAAGTTCGACGTGCTCCAGGCCGAGGTGGACCTGGCCCGGGCCGAACAGGACTTGCTCATCGCCCAAAACGCCGTGGCCACCCAGATCGCCCGGCTGAACACCCTGCTCAATCTGGACCTGTCCACCGAAACGGACTACGTCGGCGAACTCACCTATGTGCCCTATGCGCCCCAATTCGAGGAATCCCTGGAAACCGCGTACCGGCTGCGCCCGGATATCATCCTGGCCCTCAAGGCCGAGGAGATCGCGGACAAGGACGTTGAAATCACGGCCAGTGACCTCTATCCCCAAGTCTCCGCGGACCTGGATCTGTACAGCCGCGGGACTGACCCCACTGTTTCCGGTACCGACTCACGGCCCGATCCCTGGTGGACCGCCGGCGTCAATATGCGCTGGCAGGCCTTCGACTGGGGCCGGACCCGCTACGCAACGGAACAGTCCCGCCAAAACGTCCTCCGGTTGCGCGAAGAGACGGCCAACCTGCGCCTGGAAGTCTCCTTTGCCGTCAAATCCCTGCATCTCAAGCTGGACGAAACCGCGGCCCGCATCGCGGTGGCCAACAAGGCCCTGGAAGAAGCCCGAGAAGGTTTTCGCATCGCCCAAGCCCGATTCCAGGCCCAGGTCGGCACCAACACGGACGTCCTGGACGCCCAGGCCCGCCTGACCCGCGGGGAAGCCGACCTGACCGACGCCATGGCCGACTACCAACTCACCCTGGCCCGCCTCTTCGCCGCCACCGGGGAACGAAACCCGGGGTTGCTGGTCCCGTAG